A single Lactuca sativa cultivar Salinas chromosome 8, Lsat_Salinas_v11, whole genome shotgun sequence DNA region contains:
- the LOC111914249 gene encoding uncharacterized protein LOC111914249, with protein MGGKIDSSINRENAPYIFRLSGQNYHSIGSLLPKHGLKPKFSQLYIYDTDNEIANRRTCFGGDNQRSTSNSSVLDNDIIQDLKLMLDSNNVLVRSYRMVRDSFHQNPHVDIKLRLIGRRDQDGRIYNLPSASEVAALIVGDIGDSIDNRDIVVQTSSGSLRRISELHPSYLPLQYPLLFPYGDDGYRVDIPHRGITPISNSKRPNCTMREFFSYRIQDRDQYFSLILNSKRLFQQFLVDAYTMIESERLHFIRSKQQILRCESYEKLRTQQNLGNKDISNVGQRVILPSSFTGGARYMMQNYLDAMSLCKWFGYPDFFITFTCNPKWPEVKRFLHNTSLNPEDRPDILCRLFKIKLDALIKDIRENKIFGIVQGVVYTIEFQKRGLPHCHICLFMHANSKRPTVEYIDPIISAEIPNINEDPELYSLVSEFMIHGPCGAENMNCPCMVDKQCSKKFPKQFCDHSSVDVNGYPLYMRRNNGYFVEKSGVKLDNRNVVPYNKYLLKRYQAHINVEWCNQGSSIKYLFKYINKGPDRATIAVDINADSNHEKVVDEIKDYYDCRYISACEASWRIFKYDVHYRYPSVMRLPFHLPDQQQVIYAADDDIDDVLEQPSVAASMFTSWMECNKINKDARKLTYVEFPTKFVWKPDDKLWKPRKIGRSIGRIHSVSPKLGEVYFLRILLNKVKGPKSFEEIRTVNSEEFPTFRDACYALGLLDDDKEYVDAIKEASHSGTGFYLRFLFATMLMSNSLGRPEFVWENTWQHLSDGILYNQQRRLKSPGLSLNEDQLKNLTLFEIEQILLRNNTSLKHYKQMPYPDSDTVSSSTNRLIMEELEYDITLLKKEFDSMFHALTNEQRNIFLDIMTSVKDNKGGVFFVYGYGGTGKTFLWKTLSAAIRCNGDIVLNVASSGIASLLLPGGRTTHSRFIIPLNLTEYSVCKIPPDSELGRLVRKSSLIIWDEAPMVHKHAFEALDRALRDVCKFDKSTNSYIPFGGKAIVFGGDFRQILPVVQGGSRQNIVNASLSSSYIWQQCKVHRLTKNMRLTVGKDPSDIRKIQNFANWLLDIGEGKVGGLNDGETIIDVPDDILISDPHDPIGSLIEFVYPSILENFNGTSYFQERAILAPKNEVVQQINDRLLALFPGEEVEYLSSDTLCQSEFVHDQFDPNLYSPDILNGLKVSGLPNHKLILKVGVPVMLLRNIDQKNGLCNGTRLQVKSLGKRVIEAIIISGTNIGKQTFIPRMSLSPSEKKIPFKFQRRQFPLAVCFAMTINKSQGQSLSKVGLYLKDPVFSHGQLYVALSRVQSREGLKLLILDKDDRLTNKTSNVVYKEVFRNL; from the exons ATGGGTGGAAAGATTGATTCCTCAATCAATAGAGAAAATGCTCCATACATTTTTAGACTTAGCGGTCAAAATTATCATAGTATCGGAAGCCTTTTACCGAAACATGGGTTAAAACCAAAATTCTCTCAGTTATACATATACGATACTGATAATGAGATCGCGAATAGACGGACATGTTTTGG TGGAGATAATCAACGATCTACGTCAAATTCTTCTGTCCTTGATAATGATATTATACAAGATTTGAAGTTGATGTTGGATTCAAATAATGTCTTGGTTCGGTCTTATAGAATGGTTAGGGATTCTTTTCATCAAAACCCTCATGTTGATATCAAGTTGAGACTTATTGGAAGAAGGGACCAAGATGGAAGGATATACAACCTACCATCTGCTTCTGAGGTTGCCGCTTTAATTGTTGGAGATATTGGTGATTCAATTGATAATAGAGATATTGTTGTTCAAACGTCATCAGGTTCTCTACGGCGTATTAGTGAATTACATCCATCATACCTTCCTCTTCAGTATCCACTACTGTTTCCATATGGTGATGATGGTTACAGGGTTGACATACCACATCGAGGTATTACACCAATAAGCAACAGCAAGAGGCCCAACTGTACAATGAGAGAGTTTTTTTCTTATAGAATACAAGACAGGGATCAATATTTTTCACTGATTCTTAATTCAAAAAGGTTGTTCCAACAGTTTTTGGTTGATGCTTATACTATGATTGAAAGTGAGAGATTACATTTCATAAGGAGCAAACAACAAATTCTTAGATGTGAGTCTTATGAAAAGTTACGTACTCAACAGAACCTAGGGAATAAAGATATATCCAACGTTGGACAACGTGTAATCTTACCTTCCTCATTCACTGGTGGTGCACGTTATATGATGCAAAACTACCTTGATGCCATGTCCTTATGTAAATGGTTTGGATATCCTGATTTCTTCATAACCTTTACATGTAATCCAAAATGGCCTGAAGttaaaaggtttcttcataacaCTTCACTAAATCCAGAAGATAGACCTGATATCTTATGTAGGCTATTCAAAATAAAGCTCGATGCTTTGATTAAAGACATACGGGAAAATAAAATTTTCGGCATTGTTCAAGGAG TGGTCTATACGATTGAATTTCAAAAAAGAGGTTTGCCACATTGTCATATTTGTCTGTTTATGCATGCTAACTCCAAGCGGCCTACTGTTGAATATATTGATCCGATTATTTCTGCTGAGATTCCAAATATCAATGAAGATCCAGAATTGTATTCACTTGTAAGTGAATTCATGATACATGGTCCTTGTGGAGCTGAAAATATGAATTGTCCATGCATGGTTGACAAGCAATGTTCGAAAAAATTTCCAAAGCAATTCTGTGATCATTCTTCGGTTGATGTCAACGGTTATCCCTTATATATGAGAAGAAACAATGGATATTTTGTCGAAAAATCAGGTGTCAAGTTAGACAATAGAAATGTTGTTCCATATAACAAATATCTGTTGAAAAGATATCAGGCACACATTAATGTTGAATGGTGCAATCAGGGATCTTCCATAAAGTATCTgtttaaatatataaacaaagGTCCAGATAGAGCTACAATTGCTGTTGACATCAACGCTGATTCTAATCACGAAAAGGTTGTCGATGAAATAAAAGATTATTATGATTGTAGATATATATCTGCATGTGAAGCATCATGGCGAATATTTAAATACGATGTTCATTACCGATATCCTTCTGTGATGCGACTACCTTTTCATCTTCCTGATCAACAACAAGTCATATATGCCGCAGACGATGATATTGACGATGTTCTTGAACAACCTTCAGTTGCTGCTTCTATGTTCACATCTTGGATGGAatgtaataaaattaataaagatGCACGAAAACTTACATATGTTGAATTTCCTACAAAGTTTGTTTGGAAACCTGATGATAAGTTGTGGAAGCCAAGGAAAATTGGACGTTCAATAGGAAGGATTCACTCTGTTTCACCTAAACTTGGCGAAGTCTACTTCTTACGGATTCTTTTAAATAAAGTGAAAGGtccaaaatcatttgaagaaattcGCACGGTAAATAGTGAAGAATTTCCTACTTTTCGAGATGCATGCTATGCTTTGGGCCTCTTAGATGATGACAAAGAATACGTTGATGCAATTAAGGAAGCAAGTCATTCAGGAACTGGTTTTTATCTTCGTTTCTTATTTGCTACGATGTTAATGTCTAACAGTTTGGGTAGACCAGAGTTTGTTTGGGAAAATACATGGCAACACTTGTCAGATGGTATTCTTTACAACCAACAACGTAGATTAAAGTCTCCAG GTTTATCACTCAATGAGGATCAACTCAAAAACCTGACTTTGTTCGAGATCGAACAGATTTTACTTCGTAACAACACGAGTCTTAAACATTATAAACAAATGCCTTACCCTGATTCCGACACAGTTTCTTCTTCAACAAATCGACTTATCATGGAGGAGCTGGAGTATGACATAACGCTTTTAAAGAAAGAGTTTGATAGTATGTTTCATGCATTAACAAACGAGCAACGCAATATTTTTCTTGATATCATGACTTCAGTCAAAGATAATAAAGGAGGTGTATTTTTTGTTTATGGATATGGTGGAACAGGCAAAACCTTTCTTTGGAAGACGTTATCTGCAGCAATTAGATGTAATGGTGATATAGTTTTAAATGTTGCTTCAAGTGGTATTGCATCTTTATTATTGCCTGGAGGTAGGACAACACACTCTCGGTTTATAATTCCGTTGAATCTTACCGAGTATTCTGTTTGTAAGATACCGCCTGATAGTGAACTCGGCAGATTAGTAAGAAAAAGCTCATTGATTATTTGGGATGAAGCACCTATGGTCCACAAACATGCATTTGAAGCTTTAGATCGAGCTCTGAGAGATGTATGTAAGTTTGATAAGTCTACCAACTCATATATTCCATTTGGAGGGAAAGCGATTGTTTTTGGAGGAGACTTCAGGCAGATTCTACCTGTTGTTCAAGGAGGTAGCAGACAAAATATCGTTAATGCTTCTTTAAGCTCTTCATATATATGGCAACAATGCAAAGTCCATAGATTAACAAAAAACATGAGACTAACCGTTGGAAAGGATCCATCTGATAttcgaaaaatacaaaattttgcAAACTGGCTTTTGGACATAGGAGAAGGAAAAGTTGGTGGTTTAAACGATGGTGAAACGATTATTGATGTTCCGGATGATATTCTCATTAGTGATCCACATGATCCTATAGGTTCATTAATTGAGTTTGTATATCCTTCAATCTTGGAAAACTTCAACGGTACGAGTTATTTTCAAGAAAGAGCTATACTAGCTCCAAAAAATGAAGTTGTCCAACAAATCAATGATCGTTTGTTAGCATTGTTTCCCGGAGAAGAAGTAGAATATTTAAGTTCAGATACTCTTTGCCAATCCGAGTTTGTTCATGATCAGTTTGATCCCAATTTATACTCCCCTGATATTTTAAATGGTCTTAAGGTATCAGGTTTGCCAAATCACAAGTTAATTCTAAAAGTCGGTGTTCCAGTTATGTTACTAAGAAACATTGATCAGAAAAATGGATTATGTAACGGCACTAGACTACAAGTGAAATCTCTTGGCAAACGTGTTATTGAGGCAATTATAATATCTGGAACTAATATCGGAAAGCAAACATTTATTCCAAGAATGTCTTTAAGTCCATCTGAAAAAAAAATTCCTTTCAAATTTCAAAGAAGACAATTTCCATTGGCTGTATGTTTTGCAATGACAATTAATAAAAGTCAGGGGCAGTCGTTATCAAAGGTTGGTCTGTATCTCAAGGATCCTGTTTTTTCACATGGACAACTGTATGTTGCCTTATCTAGAGTTCAAAGTAGAGAAGGActaaaattgttaattttagatAAGGATGATAGACTTACAAACAAAACTTCAAATGTTGTGTATAAGGAAGTTTTTAGGAATTTATAA